The bacterium genome has a segment encoding these proteins:
- a CDS encoding PorV/PorQ family protein — translation MSSLKIDKNLVLGTTWGLLLVFLSTSLCAQTAGTNGGDLLKVPLGVRPTAMGGVYSALGDDVYVMDYNPAGLARVSKYSLGLDHIQGFADIQTESLSLALPTKDYGNLGFQVVFRHMPDIQNVLATDPPVGVQDYLVTIADGQQFGPVAIGGSFKTLVSILGDKQAFTQAFDLGFKMQVLETDLAVAVQNVGPAVQYEPDPQGQDPLPLTFRFGIAKPLIVSPSSTLLAGGEAFYVNDEGAQAALGLEYWHRSLLALRIGYRFSDEGNLNGGFSAGAALRYNIGKLEYEIGYAWRPAQVSSGFIANSHIFGLLFWY, via the coding sequence ATGTCGTCACTAAAGATCGATAAAAATCTTGTCTTGGGAACAACTTGGGGCCTCCTGTTGGTATTTCTTTCGACGTCCCTGTGCGCCCAGACCGCAGGGACCAATGGCGGAGACTTGTTGAAAGTGCCTTTAGGTGTTCGCCCGACGGCTATGGGCGGTGTTTATTCCGCCCTCGGGGATGATGTCTATGTGATGGACTACAACCCAGCCGGGTTGGCACGGGTCTCAAAATACAGCCTTGGACTGGACCATATACAAGGTTTTGCTGATATCCAAACCGAGTCCTTGAGCTTGGCTCTTCCCACCAAAGACTATGGGAATCTTGGGTTTCAGGTCGTTTTCCGCCACATGCCGGACATTCAAAATGTACTGGCGACCGATCCACCGGTCGGGGTCCAGGATTATCTCGTAACGATCGCGGACGGCCAGCAATTCGGTCCGGTGGCCATTGGAGGATCCTTTAAGACCCTCGTCTCGATCCTCGGCGATAAGCAGGCGTTCACTCAAGCCTTCGACCTTGGTTTCAAAATGCAGGTCTTGGAGACCGATCTGGCAGTTGCCGTGCAGAACGTAGGACCGGCGGTTCAATATGAACCTGATCCCCAGGGTCAGGATCCCTTACCTTTGACCTTCCGTTTTGGGATCGCCAAACCCCTGATCGTTTCACCGTCGTCCACGCTTTTGGCGGGCGGAGAGGCTTTTTATGTCAACGACGAGGGGGCCCAAGCGGCCCTCGGATTGGAATATTGGCATCGTAGTCTTTTGGCGCTCCGGATTGGTTACCGGTTCAGTGACGAGGGGAATTTGAACGGAGGATTTTCAGCGGGTGCGGCCTTGCGATACAACATCGGCAAATTGGAATACGAGATCGGATATGCCTGGCGGCCGGCCCAAGTAAGTTCCGGCTTTATTGCCAATTCCCATATTTTTGGACTGCTTTTTTGGTATTGA
- a CDS encoding tetratricopeptide repeat protein, protein MKNLFFLGILAVCTLSTSRLMAQDSEKEAIYLEAIKANPNNFAAHYNLGVTYLKEQRFEKAIPELQKCTQLDPADKSSKTLLELCSGIQEMQKGNYSNASGRFQSALKFDPANSDAKRLLNKCNSKIYMDEKNYSAATTALLAVIQDEPKDVSAYKNLGFIYFQQKDYKKAVGFWTKAVNLQADPQIHKFLGFSYYNLGNFNDAIDHYAKSIALEKMKPEADQDKDSLDETYYDLGVAYNDNASFDQAAEAFGNAFRVNPKDANAAVAQAQSLDAAVNSHMEKASNFLLNNQYSDAIGEWNKVLKLQPENQQAQNFIADAKGKLAGEVQKHLTAGKVMIKKGDTVNGLNELNIAKKMDPENPDVVRAINALKVNTKEKVKALIAEGDEFYRSNDYSDALVSYLKAQKTDPHSTAAKKKVAMLRSKQTKDIKNVLEKADRAYDKRDYLTAKKYYQVALQLDPNNEKVKESLFRAQKDISNRVKELDEEGVTLFNSGNKEKAKADFAKVLEYKPNDDTANDYIKRMTGQQAQAKVDAEKVKALYYDGVNLYINGKIHEAIDKWKDCLKQDPNNVNAQANINKAMVKLQSIEKLSQN, encoded by the coding sequence ATGAAAAATCTTTTCTTCCTGGGGATACTGGCCGTTTGCACGCTTTCCACTTCCCGGTTGATGGCCCAAGATTCGGAAAAAGAGGCCATATATCTTGAGGCCATCAAGGCCAACCCCAATAATTTCGCGGCCCACTACAACCTTGGGGTCACCTACCTAAAAGAACAGCGATTCGAAAAAGCTATCCCTGAGCTCCAGAAGTGCACTCAGCTTGACCCTGCCGACAAGTCCTCCAAGACCCTTTTGGAACTTTGCAGTGGTATCCAAGAGATGCAAAAAGGGAACTATTCGAACGCCTCGGGGCGTTTCCAGAGCGCCTTGAAATTCGACCCCGCCAATTCCGATGCCAAAAGACTGCTGAACAAGTGCAATTCGAAGATATACATGGATGAAAAGAATTACAGCGCGGCGACGACGGCTCTATTGGCGGTGATCCAGGACGAACCAAAGGATGTCTCCGCTTACAAGAACCTCGGGTTCATTTATTTCCAACAGAAGGATTACAAAAAGGCGGTGGGTTTTTGGACCAAGGCTGTGAACCTGCAAGCGGATCCGCAGATCCACAAATTCCTTGGATTTTCCTATTACAATCTCGGCAATTTCAACGACGCCATCGATCATTACGCTAAGTCCATCGCCTTGGAAAAAATGAAGCCGGAAGCGGACCAGGACAAGGATTCCTTGGATGAGACTTATTACGATCTTGGCGTGGCTTACAATGACAACGCCTCCTTTGACCAGGCGGCTGAGGCTTTTGGCAATGCTTTTAGGGTCAATCCCAAAGATGCGAACGCGGCGGTGGCGCAGGCCCAGTCGCTGGATGCAGCGGTCAACTCCCACATGGAAAAGGCCAGTAATTTCCTTCTGAACAACCAATATTCGGATGCCATCGGCGAATGGAACAAGGTATTGAAGCTCCAGCCTGAGAACCAACAGGCCCAAAATTTCATCGCGGATGCCAAGGGGAAGTTGGCTGGGGAAGTACAAAAACACCTAACGGCCGGTAAGGTGATGATCAAGAAGGGCGACACGGTGAATGGCTTGAACGAACTGAACATCGCCAAAAAGATGGACCCGGAAAATCCGGACGTGGTGAGGGCCATCAATGCTTTGAAGGTCAACACCAAGGAGAAGGTGAAAGCCTTGATCGCGGAAGGCGATGAGTTCTATCGTTCCAACGATTATTCCGATGCTTTGGTCAGCTATCTCAAGGCCCAGAAGACCGATCCGCACAGTACGGCCGCCAAGAAAAAGGTCGCCATGTTGAGGTCCAAGCAAACCAAGGACATCAAGAATGTGCTCGAAAAGGCGGACCGTGCCTATGATAAAAGGGATTACTTGACGGCGAAAAAGTACTACCAAGTGGCGTTACAGTTGGACCCGAATAACGAAAAGGTCAAGGAGAGCCTTTTCCGGGCGCAAAAGGACATTTCGAACCGTGTCAAGGAGTTGGACGAGGAGGGGGTGACCCTTTTCAATAGTGGCAACAAAGAAAAAGCAAAGGCCGACTTTGCAAAGGTTTTAGAGTACAAGCCGAACGATGACACGGCCAATGATTACATCAAACGGATGACAGGGCAGCAGGCCCAGGCGAAAGTCGACGCCGAGAAAGTCAAGGCCCTGTATTATGATGGGGTGAACCTGTACATCAATGGGAAGATCCACGAGGCGATCGACAAGTGGAAGGACTGTTTGAAGCAGGATCCCAACAACGTCAACGCACAGGCCAACATCAACAAGGCCATGGTGAAACTTCAGTCGATCGAGAAGTTAAGCCAGAATTGA